One segment of Sulfobacillus thermosulfidooxidans DSM 9293 DNA contains the following:
- a CDS encoding arsenical efflux pump membrane protein ArsB codes for MLLAIILFIIVLVLVIVQPRGLSIGYSAAGGAIIALLLGLVSIANVVEVVDIVWDATLTFVALILISMVLDRIGFFEWAALSMSHLAKDSGYKLFIWIGLLGAVVAMFFANDGAALILTPLVYEQTRILKLSPKATLAFIMTSGFIADTTSVPLVISNLVNIVSADYFHLGFLSYLVHMVPVDLVALSASLVALFIYYHKHIPVHIDTSALPDPKSRIKDVRVFRLAWIILPLLLSGYFLSQFLHWPVSIFTMAAVAVLLAGAAQSPYISSLKLIKEAPWKIVVFSIGMYIVVFGLRNQGLTAILGHQFHQLSVGGTLTAAVGTGFIAALLSSVMNNMPTVLIDALAIHHAHLSAVMTHLMAYANVIGSDLGPKLTPIGSLATLLWLHVLEQRQVRISYLYYMKVGFLLTIPVLLTTLVALAIWTGVIGA; via the coding sequence GTGTTGCTGGCTATTATCTTATTTATCATTGTTCTGGTTTTAGTTATTGTCCAGCCAAGAGGGCTGTCCATCGGCTATAGTGCGGCGGGTGGCGCGATTATCGCGTTATTACTCGGACTCGTGTCCATAGCTAATGTGGTTGAAGTCGTGGATATTGTCTGGGATGCGACCTTAACGTTCGTGGCGCTTATTCTCATTTCGATGGTACTGGACCGCATTGGTTTTTTCGAATGGGCAGCGCTTAGCATGAGCCACCTCGCCAAAGACAGTGGATACAAGCTATTTATATGGATAGGATTATTGGGGGCAGTGGTGGCCATGTTCTTTGCCAATGATGGGGCCGCCTTAATTCTGACACCGCTAGTCTATGAGCAAACGCGCATTTTAAAGCTGTCTCCGAAAGCGACGTTGGCGTTCATTATGACCAGCGGTTTTATTGCCGATACAACCTCTGTCCCGCTGGTGATTTCCAATTTGGTTAATATTGTGTCCGCCGACTATTTCCATCTCGGTTTCTTATCCTACCTGGTGCACATGGTTCCCGTCGATCTTGTGGCCTTAAGCGCGAGCTTAGTGGCATTATTCATTTATTACCACAAGCATATCCCCGTACACATTGACACCAGTGCTTTACCGGATCCCAAAAGTCGGATAAAAGACGTCCGGGTATTTCGCCTGGCTTGGATTATTCTTCCGCTGTTACTATCCGGATATTTTCTTAGCCAGTTTCTTCATTGGCCCGTCTCAATTTTTACGATGGCGGCAGTGGCCGTGTTATTAGCAGGAGCTGCCCAAAGTCCTTATATCTCATCGCTCAAGCTTATTAAAGAGGCTCCCTGGAAAATTGTGGTCTTTTCAATTGGCATGTATATTGTCGTTTTTGGGTTGAGAAACCAAGGGCTAACTGCCATTTTGGGCCACCAATTTCACCAGTTGAGTGTAGGGGGCACTTTAACAGCCGCCGTGGGCACAGGGTTTATTGCTGCACTTCTTTCATCGGTCATGAATAATATGCCGACTGTTCTAATTGATGCCTTAGCCATTCATCATGCCCATCTTTCAGCGGTCATGACGCATTTAATGGCCTATGCTAATGTTATTGGTTCGGATTTGGGCCCTAAACTCACACCGATTGGCTCTTTGGCTACACTGTTATGGCTTCACGTCTTAGAGCAGCGCCAGGTGCGGATTAGCTATCTTTATTACATGAAAGTAGGATTTTTACTCACGATTCCGGTGCTGTTGACGACTTTAGTCGCTTTAGCGATTTGGACAGGTGTGATTGGAGCTTAA
- a CDS encoding NAD-dependent epimerase/dehydratase family protein — translation MKTAIITGAAGFMGSHLVDKLVENDYFVVAIDNLATGTWDNLKHHRDEHVKRLTWDITEYPPDDVLSIDQADVVVHLASAASPIHYRRLALETLRVNSIGTENALKLARKFQARFILGSTSEVYGDPQVSPQSETYWGHVNPNGERACYDEGKRYGEAIAMEYHRQFGLDLRILRFFNCYGPRMQSEDGRVVPNFVRQALEGKPLTVYGDGQQTRSFCYVSDEVEGIYQAIIRDGLSGEVFNIGNPEERTILNFAQAVAKVAGVPLYTEFRPLPADDPTNRCPNIDKAKKYLGWSPKVSLEEGLEKTFAYFKEQLGQ, via the coding sequence ATGAAAACGGCTATTATTACCGGTGCTGCAGGATTTATGGGCAGTCATTTAGTGGACAAGTTGGTGGAAAACGACTATTTTGTGGTAGCCATTGACAACCTGGCGACCGGAACTTGGGATAATTTGAAGCATCATCGTGATGAGCACGTCAAACGCCTAACATGGGATATTACAGAATATCCTCCTGATGATGTTTTGAGCATTGATCAGGCAGACGTTGTTGTCCACTTGGCTTCTGCAGCATCTCCCATTCATTACCGCCGCCTTGCGTTAGAAACATTACGTGTCAATTCCATTGGTACAGAAAACGCGTTGAAACTCGCCCGAAAATTTCAAGCCCGTTTCATTCTGGGATCGACTTCGGAGGTGTATGGTGATCCCCAAGTCTCCCCTCAAAGTGAAACCTACTGGGGCCATGTGAATCCCAATGGTGAACGGGCTTGTTATGATGAAGGTAAGCGCTATGGGGAAGCCATCGCTATGGAATATCATCGCCAATTTGGCCTTGACTTGCGGATTTTACGATTTTTTAACTGTTATGGACCACGCATGCAATCAGAAGATGGTCGCGTCGTACCCAATTTCGTTCGCCAAGCCTTAGAAGGCAAGCCCTTGACAGTCTATGGCGATGGACAACAAACACGCAGCTTCTGCTATGTTTCTGACGAAGTGGAAGGGATTTATCAAGCCATTATTCGGGACGGCTTGTCTGGTGAAGTATTCAATATTGGTAATCCGGAAGAGCGAACCATCTTAAACTTTGCTCAAGCCGTCGCCAAAGTAGCGGGGGTCCCTCTTTACACGGAATTTCGCCCCTTGCCAGCAGATGATCCCACCAATCGCTGCCCGAATATTGATAAAGCCAAAAAATATTTGGGTTGGTCTCCTAAAGTCTCTTTAGAAGAGGGACTCGAGAAAACTTTTGCCTATTTCAAAGAACAGTTAGGACAATAA